Proteins encoded within one genomic window of Procambarus clarkii isolate CNS0578487 chromosome 31, FALCON_Pclarkii_2.0, whole genome shotgun sequence:
- the LOC138370221 gene encoding uncharacterized protein: MFAVSGGGHLAPGGRRSILAKRCYIELDCVVLTVVSHGPPGWTAPPDRRSPRVDRTSRQTVPRVDRTSRQTVPRVDRTSRQTVPPGGPHLPTDGPPGWTAPPDRRSPRVDRTSRQTVPPGGPHLPTDGPPGGPHLPTDGPPGWTAPPDRRSPGWTAPPDRRSPRVDRTSRQTVPPGGPHLPTDGPPGGPHLPTDGPPGWTAPPDRRSPGWTAPPDRRSPGRTAPPVRRSPGWTAPPDNYHLPQFYHIRSSHIHSSLVKKNSGDKEIKSSIVITTSLINQAV, translated from the coding sequence ATGTTTGCGGTAAGCGGGGGAGGGCATCTAGCTCCTGGAGGCCGCCGCAGCATCCTGGCCAAGAGATGCTACATTGAACTTGACtgcgtggtgttgactgtggtatcCCACGGTCCCCCCGGGTGGACCGCACCTCCCGACAGACGGTCCCCCCGGGTGGACCGCACCTCCCGACAGACGGTCCCCCGGGTGGACCGCACCTCCCGACAGACGGTCCCCCGGGTGGACCGCACCTCCCGACAGACGGTCCCCCCGGGTGGACCGCACCTCCCGACAGACGGTCCCCCCGGGTGGACCGCACCTCCTGACAGACGGTCCCCCCGGGTGGACCGCACCTCCCGACAGACGGTCCCCCCGGGTGGACCGCACCTCCCGACAGACGGTCCCCCGGGTGGACCGCACCTCCCGACAGACGGTCCCCCCGGGTGGACCGCACCTCCCGACAGACGGTCCCCCGGGTGGACCGCACCTCCCGACAGACGGTCCCCCCGGGTGGACCGCACCTCCCGACAGACGGTCCCCCCGGGTGGACCGCACCTCCCGACAGACGGTCCCCCGGGTGGACCGCACCTCCCGACAGACGGTCCCCCCGGGTGGACCGCACCTCCCGACAGACGGTCCCCCGGGTGGACCGCACCTCCCGACAGACGGTCCCCCGGGCGGACCGCACCTCCCGTCAGACGGTCCCCCGGGTGGACCGCACCTCCCGACAACTACCATCTACCACAGTTCTACCACATTCGTTCCAGTCATATTCATTCCAGTCTTGTTAAGAAAAATAGCGGCGACAAGGAGATAAAGAGTAGCATTGTCATTACGACctccctgatcaaccaggctgtgtga